A window from Leptidea sinapis chromosome 11, ilLepSina1.1, whole genome shotgun sequence encodes these proteins:
- the LOC126966727 gene encoding putative nuclease HARBI1 — translation MEEDLLIGIAFIFCLKKKKKRSYWMRQTLKARGKYSATDYLKDLGIDGCLKDFIRMNSSEFEYLQNLIGAKIGKRDTTFRKSVSVTERLAVTLRFLATGSSYKSLGNVFKLSDQVISIIVPEVCEALNEVLKEYIQIPTTPQEWLHVANSFEEKWNFPNCLGSIDGKHVAIQKPIDSGSEYYNYKGFYSVVLLAIVDAEYNFLYVNIGCQGRISDGGVFANTKFRNKINDNSLKIPSDSSLPGRNKPLPYVFVTDDAFPLQKHLLKPFPGPQDSNSKERIFSYRLSRARRTVENAFGILSARFRVLRTTILLDPEKTTTLIMTCVLLHNFIRKTESSMIYAPSQYYDGDDIVTGTRIDGQWRLEQQQLTPLEACESLTDDGKEIRKEFAEYFSNEGFLDWASKYY, via the exons ATGGAAGAAGATTTGCTCATTGgaatagcttttattttttgtttaaaaaagaagaaaaagcgcTCTTATTGGATGCGCCAAACGCTAAAAGCTAGAGGAAAATATAGTGCCACAGACTATCTCAAGGATTTAGGTATTGATGGTTgcttaaaagattttataagaATGAACAGTTCCGAATTTGAAtatctacaaaatttaattggGGCAAAAATAGGCAAACGAGACACTACATTTAGAAAATCTGTAAGTGTGACGGAAAGACTTGCGGTAACGTTAAGATTTTTGGCAACTGGTAGCAGTTATAAAAGTCTTGGAAATGTGTTCAAGTTGTCAGACCAAGTGATATCTATTATCGTACCAGAAGTGTGCGAGGCTCTCAATGAGGTTTTAAAGGAATACATACAG ATACCAACAACACCTCAAGAGTGGCTACACGTGGCAAATTCATTTGAAGAAAAATGGAATTTCCCAAATTGCTTAGGAAGTATCGATGGAAAGCACGTAGCCATACAAAAGCCAATTGATAGCGGCAGTGAATATTACAACTATAAAGGATTTTACAGCGTTGTACTTTTAGCGATAGTGGACGCAGAATACAACTTTCTGTACGTGAATATTGGCTGCCAAGGACGCATAAGTGATGGCGGAGTTTTCGCAAACACaaaatttcgaaataaaattaacgacaatagtttaaaaatacccAGTGACAGCTCACTACCAGGCAGAAACAAACCTCTTCCTTATGTGTTCGTAACAGATGATGCGTTCCCTTTacaaaaacacttattaaaaCCTTTTCCAGGACCACAGGATAGCAATTCTAAGGAAAGAATCTTCAGTTATAGACTGAGTCGTGCGAGGAGAACAGTAGAGAACGCATTTGGGATTTTGTCAGCCAGATTTAGAGTTTTACGAACTACAATATTATTAGATCCAGAAAAAACTACTACTTTAATTATGACATGCGTGCTACtgcataattttataagaaaaactgAATCGAGCATGATTTACGCTCCATCTCAATACTATGATGGAGATGACATAGTAACTGGTACACGTATCGATGGACAATGGAGATTAGAACAGCAGCAATTAACACCACTTGAAGCATGTGAATCCCTGACAGATGATgggaaagaaataagaaaagaattcgcagaatatttttcaaatgaagGGTTTTTGGACTGGgcatctaaatattattaa
- the LOC126966740 gene encoding uncharacterized protein LOC126966740, whose amino-acid sequence MSGNWNNDDVYKLIEMFQAREVLWNTMSESYKDRNKKHDAWMEIASEFNMDKKVIEKKIRSLVGQFNRECKSNKSGAGANESSKWFAFKKLMFLKGKNIPSLTVDGGLQGNEENRIASENTLSLNETGNTVTDETTGTPFATPKPFRKRRRPEVEQDPTQQEAVNILQRMYESRKSRDENDAFGEYVSMKLKQIKNSHAKNTAQHHINNILYNATMGQYDFPTTFTDPTASSSWGYNSEPNLSTFSENNADCSSRGYYTAPSPSASFETSSSDNSRTHTRTSARTQSPSNLSESSQDSTQSLNDLLESIKN is encoded by the exons ATGTCCGGTAATTGGAATAACGATGATGTTTACAAACTGATTGAAATGTTTCAAGCAAGAGAAGTACTATGGAACACGATGTCAGAGAGCTACAAAGaccgaaataaaaaacacgATGCTTGGATGGAAATTGCCAGTGAATTTAATAtggataaaaaagtaattgaaaaaaagATTCGATCACTCGTAGGTCAATTTAACCGAGAATGTAAATCTAATAAATCTGGTGCAGGAGCTAATGAGTCAAGTAAATGgtttgcatttaaaaaactcATGTTCCTTAAAGGCAAAAATATTCCAAGTTTAACTGTCGATGGAGGGTTGCAg GGTAACgaagaaaacagaattgctTCAGAAAACACTCTCAGTTTGAACGAAACAGGAAATACTGTCACTGATGAAACTACGGGCACGCCTTTCGCCACCCCAAAACCATTTCGGAAAAGAAGACGGCCTGAAGTAGAACAAGATCCAACACAAcaagaagctgtaaatattttacaaagaatgtacGAATCTAGAAAAAGCAGGGATGAAAATGACGCATTTGGAGAGTATGTCTCGATgaaactgaaacaaataaaaaacagtcaTGCTAAGAATACTGCTCAACAtcacattaacaatattttgtacaatgcGACAATGGGACAATATGATTTTCCAACAACCTTTACAGACCCAACCGCTAGTAGTTCCTGGGGATACAACTCTGAACCAAATCTATCCACTTTTTCGGAAAATAATGCTGACTGTAGCTCGAGAGGATACTACACCGCACCGAGTCCCTCGGCTTCATTTGAAACCAGTTCTTCGGATAACTCCAGGACACATACTCGTACCAGCGCAAGAACACAGAGTCCGTCTAATTTATCGGAATCAAGCCAAGATTCGACCCAATCATTAAACGATTTGTTGGaatcaatcaaaaattaa